One segment of Hemitrygon akajei chromosome 15, sHemAka1.3, whole genome shotgun sequence DNA contains the following:
- the LOC140739179 gene encoding cyclin-I-like isoform X1: MKCLGLLDDQRLAFLLDVALSKEAKLWKVPLFRTCSYQQDPTINPLQREHVVLWLRDLCSKFGYYPETFFFAVSILDRLLASVKAQPKYLRCIAISSLFIAAKINEEDEVTLLVKDLTAKSASGCSTNEVVRMERIILEKLQWDLYTATPADFLNIFHAMVMSSQPHLLEQWPQMKPSLHAALLTRQLQHCMACHQLLQFRGSTLALAIISLEAERLTPDWFVVTTDLLKKTQIHSSEFIYCRNIVEQQLLPPTLVWDPNTLYVFDPASSVIERQRQGRLLYAHSGRCDLISDSLSGGKLWSSRRASVSNSIAPVKPNEAEASPMYGMQNLSRDTITAAAEGIGDSKDVDSSTASSQLVENPSPCPPLQPVDDE, encoded by the exons ATGAAATGTCTTGGGCTCTTGGATGACCAGCGGCTTGCTTTCCTCCTTGACGTTGCACTCTCTAAGGAAGCCAAGTTATGGAAAGTGCCTCTTTTCAGGACTTGCAGTTACCAG CAGGATCCAACTATAAATCCACTGCAGCGGGAGCATGTCGTTCTGTGGCTCAGGGACTTGTGCTCCAAGTTTGGGTATTACCCTGAGACCTTCTTTTTTGCTGTTAGTATTCTTGATCGCCTCTTAGCATCTGTAAAG GCACAACCAAAGTATCTTCGTTGCATTGCCATTTCCAGCTTGTTCATCGCAGCCAAAATCAATGAGGAAGATGAG GTCACACTCCTAGTAAAGGACCTCACAGCGAAGAGTGCCAGCGGCTGTTCTACCAATGAGGTTGTGAGGATGGAAAGGATCATACTGGAGAAATTGCAGTGGGACCTTTACACCGCCACACCAGCAGACTTTTTGAACATA TTCCACGCCATGGTGATGTCCAGCCAGCCCCATCTCCTTGAGCAATGGCCTCAGATGAAGCCTTCTCTCCATGCCGCGCTCTTAACCAGACAGCTGCAGCACTGCATGGCCTGCCACCAGTTACTGCAGTTCAGAGGCTCCACGCTTGCCTTAGCGATCATCAGCTTGGAAGCAGAAAGATTGACTCCTGATTGGTTCGTTGTTACAACTGATCTGCTAAAGAAAACACAG ATTCACAGCTCAGAGTTTATCTACTGTAGAAACATTGTGGAACAACAGTTATTACCGCCCACATTGGTCTGGGATCCCAACACGCTCTACGTCTTTGATCCTGCAAGTTCGGTCATTGAAAGGCAACGGCAGGGAAGATTGCTTTACGCTCATTCAGGCAGATGTGATTTGATATCTGATTCACTCTCCGGTGGAAAGCTGTGGTCCAGCCGACGAGCTTCTGTCAGCAACAGTATAGCTCCGGTTAAACCAAATGAGGCAGAGGCAAGCCCCATGTACGGAATGCAGAATCTCTCCAGAGATACCATCACTGCGGCTGCCGAGGGGATTGGTGACAGCAAGGATGTTGATTCCAGCACAGCTAGTTCACAGCTGGTGGAAAACCCTTCACCGTGTCCCCCGCTGCAGCCTGTGGATGATGAGTAA
- the LOC140739179 gene encoding cyclin-I-like isoform X2 — protein MKCLGLLDDQRLAFLLDVALSKEAKLWKVPLFRTCSYQDPTINPLQREHVVLWLRDLCSKFGYYPETFFFAVSILDRLLASVKAQPKYLRCIAISSLFIAAKINEEDEVTLLVKDLTAKSASGCSTNEVVRMERIILEKLQWDLYTATPADFLNIFHAMVMSSQPHLLEQWPQMKPSLHAALLTRQLQHCMACHQLLQFRGSTLALAIISLEAERLTPDWFVVTTDLLKKTQIHSSEFIYCRNIVEQQLLPPTLVWDPNTLYVFDPASSVIERQRQGRLLYAHSGRCDLISDSLSGGKLWSSRRASVSNSIAPVKPNEAEASPMYGMQNLSRDTITAAAEGIGDSKDVDSSTASSQLVENPSPCPPLQPVDDE, from the exons ATGAAATGTCTTGGGCTCTTGGATGACCAGCGGCTTGCTTTCCTCCTTGACGTTGCACTCTCTAAGGAAGCCAAGTTATGGAAAGTGCCTCTTTTCAGGACTTGCAGTTACCAG GATCCAACTATAAATCCACTGCAGCGGGAGCATGTCGTTCTGTGGCTCAGGGACTTGTGCTCCAAGTTTGGGTATTACCCTGAGACCTTCTTTTTTGCTGTTAGTATTCTTGATCGCCTCTTAGCATCTGTAAAG GCACAACCAAAGTATCTTCGTTGCATTGCCATTTCCAGCTTGTTCATCGCAGCCAAAATCAATGAGGAAGATGAG GTCACACTCCTAGTAAAGGACCTCACAGCGAAGAGTGCCAGCGGCTGTTCTACCAATGAGGTTGTGAGGATGGAAAGGATCATACTGGAGAAATTGCAGTGGGACCTTTACACCGCCACACCAGCAGACTTTTTGAACATA TTCCACGCCATGGTGATGTCCAGCCAGCCCCATCTCCTTGAGCAATGGCCTCAGATGAAGCCTTCTCTCCATGCCGCGCTCTTAACCAGACAGCTGCAGCACTGCATGGCCTGCCACCAGTTACTGCAGTTCAGAGGCTCCACGCTTGCCTTAGCGATCATCAGCTTGGAAGCAGAAAGATTGACTCCTGATTGGTTCGTTGTTACAACTGATCTGCTAAAGAAAACACAG ATTCACAGCTCAGAGTTTATCTACTGTAGAAACATTGTGGAACAACAGTTATTACCGCCCACATTGGTCTGGGATCCCAACACGCTCTACGTCTTTGATCCTGCAAGTTCGGTCATTGAAAGGCAACGGCAGGGAAGATTGCTTTACGCTCATTCAGGCAGATGTGATTTGATATCTGATTCACTCTCCGGTGGAAAGCTGTGGTCCAGCCGACGAGCTTCTGTCAGCAACAGTATAGCTCCGGTTAAACCAAATGAGGCAGAGGCAAGCCCCATGTACGGAATGCAGAATCTCTCCAGAGATACCATCACTGCGGCTGCCGAGGGGATTGGTGACAGCAAGGATGTTGATTCCAGCACAGCTAGTTCACAGCTGGTGGAAAACCCTTCACCGTGTCCCCCGCTGCAGCCTGTGGATGATGAGTAA